The genomic segment GAAAAGGCAAGGGAATTTCGTGAACATTACTACCCCCATTTCGACATCCTTTTGGTGCAAATCAATTGGGGTCATACAGGTGGTTTTTTTTACATTCCCATTAGTATTCAGAAGGAACTTTTTGATAAAATAGGCAGAGAGAATTACATTAAACTTCCAAAACCTGGAACAAACCCAAGGGGAGTCGAAATCACCAAAGAGGCCTTATCGACCCTGGTTAAGGATGCTCGGACCATGAGCATTTCTATCCACTGGGAGAAAAGAAGGGTGCAGTTAAACCCATATCAAAGATGGGTTGATCTCTGGAAGGAAGAAGAAGATGGTGTTTAATCGCAGAAAAAATGGGACGAAAACAAGTCCTTTTGGTTCCCCCGGGAGAGT from the Thermodesulfobacteriota bacterium genome contains:
- a CDS encoding ThaI family type II restriction endonuclease, producing MSSRLIELFEDKNLVEKIKRRLPYLFQLADLESSRASLIGMEVGSIREKIIVALLMYKFGEMNVETEIPITEREVDAKLFGQPISIKTITGKAFSGVKLIWTVDPEKAREFREHYYPHFDILLVQINWGHTGGFFYIPISIQKELFDKIGRENYIKLPKPGTNPRGVEITKEALSTLVKDARTMSISIHWEKRRVQLNPYQRWVDLWKEEEDGV